One Fuerstiella marisgermanici DNA window includes the following coding sequences:
- a CDS encoding (Fe-S)-binding protein, giving the protein MKVALFIPCYVDQFYPQVGMATVRVLEHFGVEHEFPEGQTCCGQPMANSGCMPEAKPLAEKYIDVFDGYDHIVAPSGSCVSMVRHHYDAFFDSSDEKANRVRERTLELTEFLCKVLKVGDIEGNFPHQVGIHQSCHGLRELRLSSSSEVMTKRPDMLRGLLDNLNGITFSKLQRNDECCGFGGTFAVAEEAVSCMMGEDRIRDHLDSGTKVLTAGDMSCLMHLEGIIRRQKHDIRVMHFSEILAEAIGA; this is encoded by the coding sequence ATGAAGGTCGCTCTATTTATTCCCTGCTACGTCGACCAGTTCTATCCTCAGGTGGGGATGGCGACGGTGCGTGTGCTGGAACACTTCGGCGTCGAACATGAATTCCCCGAAGGTCAAACCTGTTGTGGTCAGCCGATGGCGAATTCCGGTTGTATGCCGGAAGCCAAACCGCTGGCGGAAAAGTACATCGACGTATTCGATGGCTACGACCACATCGTCGCTCCGTCCGGAAGTTGCGTTTCGATGGTACGTCATCACTACGACGCTTTCTTCGACAGCAGTGATGAAAAAGCCAACCGCGTGCGAGAACGAACGCTGGAGTTGACTGAATTCCTGTGCAAAGTGCTGAAGGTTGGTGACATCGAAGGTAACTTTCCGCACCAGGTGGGCATTCACCAAAGCTGCCACGGCCTGCGAGAGCTTCGATTATCGTCGTCGTCAGAAGTGATGACCAAACGCCCCGATATGTTAAGAGGCTTACTCGACAACCTGAACGGCATTACGTTTTCAAAGCTACAACGCAATGACGAATGCTGCGGTTTCGGCGGAACGTTTGCGGTCGCCGAGGAAGCCGTGTCCTGCATGATGGGTGAGGACCGAATTCGCGATCATCTGGATTCCGGAACAAAAGTTCTGACGGCCGGTGATATGTCGTGCCTGATGCATCTGGAAGGAATTATTCGACGACAGAAGCACGACATCCGAGTCATGCATTTCTCCGAAATTCTGGCGGAAGCGATTGGAGCGTAA
- a CDS encoding enolase C-terminal domain-like protein has protein sequence MRIRELTAFEVPVVLKKPVRHASHVRDHNDTLIIRCELTDGSVGWGEGLPRTYVTGESIDSVWRHLNAADFSKLAEADFSGPLDAVTVLDAFQLPDVATDDGVIARECFGNTVRCALELAILDAVFRSINRPLGDLVSMLPDAANVVAQRDEVFYSGVITSATPLRQWRSALKMRLFRFPQLKVKVGTSGIDDAALLNRVRKIVGRKVDLRLDANEAWHCDDVVAKMKPLLPFRPSCLEQPVRHADVAGLADLRHALGVPIMLDESLCCREDAQRAIDGKTCDFFNLRLSKCGGFVSCVRLAILAKQNGLGYQLGCQVGETGILSAAGRHFACNVAGIRYLEGSFDRFLVRDSLTVEDLTFRFGGRGKRLPGPGLGITVSEQRLRQLAVRNIQLLTEPTKKT, from the coding sequence ATGCGAATCCGTGAACTCACCGCCTTCGAAGTCCCCGTGGTATTGAAGAAGCCGGTGCGCCATGCGTCGCATGTTCGCGATCACAACGATACGCTGATCATTCGCTGTGAGCTGACCGACGGCAGCGTGGGCTGGGGCGAGGGCTTGCCGCGGACCTATGTCACCGGCGAGTCCATCGACTCCGTCTGGCGACACCTAAACGCGGCAGACTTCTCTAAATTAGCGGAAGCAGACTTCAGTGGACCGCTGGACGCCGTAACGGTGTTAGATGCTTTCCAGCTTCCCGACGTCGCCACCGACGACGGGGTGATCGCGCGAGAATGCTTCGGCAACACCGTGCGGTGCGCGTTGGAACTCGCGATTCTGGATGCCGTATTCCGCTCGATCAACAGACCGCTCGGCGATTTGGTGTCGATGCTGCCGGACGCAGCAAACGTCGTGGCGCAACGTGACGAGGTCTTCTACAGCGGGGTCATCACGTCGGCGACACCGCTCAGGCAATGGAGATCCGCCTTAAAGATGCGACTGTTTCGTTTTCCGCAGCTAAAGGTAAAGGTCGGCACCTCAGGAATCGACGACGCCGCATTGCTAAACCGAGTACGCAAGATTGTCGGTCGAAAAGTCGACCTGAGACTGGATGCCAATGAAGCATGGCACTGCGATGATGTCGTGGCCAAAATGAAGCCGCTTTTGCCCTTCCGCCCGAGCTGTTTAGAGCAGCCCGTAAGGCATGCGGACGTCGCCGGATTGGCAGATTTACGGCACGCCCTGGGGGTCCCGATCATGCTGGATGAATCGCTGTGCTGCCGCGAAGACGCTCAGCGAGCGATCGATGGGAAGACGTGCGATTTTTTCAATCTGCGACTGTCGAAGTGCGGCGGTTTCGTGTCATGTGTCCGACTCGCAATCCTGGCCAAACAGAACGGTCTGGGCTATCAACTTGGTTGTCAGGTTGGAGAAACCGGTATTCTGTCGGCCGCCGGTCGCCATTTTGCCTGCAATGTAGCGGGGATTCGTTACCTTGAAGGGAGCTTCGATCGTTTTCTTGTCCGCGATTCGTTGACCGTTGAGGACCTGACGTTTCGCTTTGGTGGACGAGGAAAACGGCTGCCTGGACCGGGACTTGGAATCACAGTCAGCGAACAAAGGTTGCGCCAACTGGCCGTGCGAAACATACAATTGCTGACAGAACCAACGAAGAAGACGTGA
- a CDS encoding lactate utilization protein B, translated as MSHPTLAKGFVNNKPRAQWHDKALWFVREKRDRMAHGVPEWEELRQQASAIKIHTMSQLPNYLEQFEKNAKALGVHVHWAIDGDEHNRIVHEILQQHNVKRVVKSKSMLTEECHLNPFLEKNGYEVVDTDLGERIVQLRNEPPSHIVLPAIHIKKEEVGECFHEHLGTEKGASDPNYLTEAARNHLRERFCSADAGITGVNFALAETGGFVVCTNEGNADLGVSLPKLHIACMGIEKLLPRASDLAVFLRLLARSATGQPITTYSSHFHGPREGSEMHIVLVDNGRSGILQSPEFRRSLNCIRCGACMNTCPVYRRSGGHSYESAVPGPIGSILTPLKTPESHSSLPFACSLCGSCTDVCPVKIDLHHQLLAMRGFLDRKKLLGMSKKLSMKFVSGLLSHKWMYTTAGSAARTALRWLPRFAVYNPLNGWGKQRELPEPPKSSFRDQYAAHKKQSGDKS; from the coding sequence ATGTCACACCCAACACTCGCGAAAGGTTTCGTCAACAATAAGCCTCGCGCCCAGTGGCACGATAAAGCTCTGTGGTTCGTGCGCGAAAAGCGAGACCGGATGGCTCACGGGGTCCCCGAATGGGAGGAACTCCGTCAGCAGGCGTCAGCGATCAAAATCCACACGATGTCGCAACTGCCAAATTACCTTGAGCAGTTCGAAAAAAACGCAAAGGCGTTGGGCGTCCACGTCCATTGGGCCATCGATGGCGACGAACACAATCGGATCGTGCATGAGATCCTTCAGCAGCACAACGTCAAACGCGTCGTCAAAAGTAAGTCGATGCTGACGGAGGAATGCCACCTGAATCCGTTTTTGGAAAAGAACGGGTACGAAGTCGTCGACACGGACCTGGGCGAACGCATCGTCCAGCTACGCAACGAACCGCCCAGCCATATCGTGCTGCCCGCCATTCATATCAAAAAGGAAGAAGTGGGCGAGTGCTTTCATGAACACCTCGGCACAGAAAAAGGCGCCTCCGATCCCAACTACCTGACGGAAGCGGCGCGTAATCACCTTCGCGAACGATTCTGCTCTGCAGACGCGGGCATAACTGGTGTCAACTTCGCACTTGCAGAAACAGGCGGCTTCGTCGTCTGTACCAACGAAGGCAATGCAGACCTGGGCGTGTCACTGCCGAAGCTGCACATCGCTTGTATGGGAATCGAAAAACTACTGCCGCGAGCGTCCGACCTGGCCGTGTTCCTGCGTCTGCTCGCTCGTTCGGCCACCGGACAGCCCATCACAACCTATTCGTCGCACTTCCACGGCCCGCGCGAAGGAAGTGAAATGCACATCGTGCTGGTCGACAACGGTCGTAGTGGAATTCTGCAAAGCCCCGAATTTCGCCGCAGCCTGAACTGCATTCGTTGCGGCGCCTGCATGAACACCTGCCCGGTTTATCGACGCAGTGGCGGACATAGTTATGAATCCGCCGTGCCAGGCCCGATTGGTTCGATTCTTACGCCGCTGAAAACTCCCGAGAGCCACAGTTCGTTGCCATTCGCATGCAGCCTGTGCGGCTCATGTACCGACGTGTGCCCGGTGAAGATCGACCTGCACCATCAGTTGCTCGCGATGCGAGGATTCCTCGACCGAAAAAAACTGTTGGGGATGTCCAAAAAGCTGTCGATGAAGTTTGTCTCCGGCCTGCTGTCACACAAATGGATGTACACAACGGCTGGCAGTGCAGCCAGAACGGCGCTGCGATGGTTGCCTCGGTTCGCCGTTTACAATCCGCTTAACGGGTGGGGCAAACAGCGTGAGTTGCCCGAGCCGCCGAAGAGTTCGTTTCGCGATCAGTATGCGGCTCACAAAAAGCAATCGGGAGACAAGTCATGA
- a CDS encoding LutC/YkgG family protein produces MSSSSRETIFTNLRAALPESSPLPDLPPSGPWQTFDDPFARFCEVLGTVGGDCQRVATIAEANDQLAKIEPYQAAKVKVSVVDGLGDSTIDINAIEDPHDLENVDYAVLRGHFGVAENGAIWVTDDTLKHRVLYFVPQHISLVIPASQIVNNMHEAYDRIEVGKHAFAGFISGPSKTADIEQSLVIGAHGARSLTVFAVDEL; encoded by the coding sequence ATGAGTAGTTCGTCTCGCGAAACAATCTTTACCAACTTGCGAGCCGCGTTGCCGGAATCGTCACCGCTGCCGGACCTGCCACCAAGTGGTCCGTGGCAAACCTTCGACGATCCGTTCGCCCGCTTTTGCGAAGTGCTTGGCACCGTTGGTGGCGACTGTCAACGAGTCGCCACAATCGCCGAAGCGAACGATCAATTGGCAAAGATTGAACCGTACCAAGCTGCTAAGGTCAAAGTCTCCGTCGTCGATGGACTAGGCGATTCGACAATCGACATTAACGCCATCGAAGATCCTCATGATCTCGAAAACGTGGACTACGCCGTGCTGCGTGGGCACTTTGGTGTCGCAGAAAACGGAGCCATCTGGGTAACAGATGACACTCTGAAGCATCGCGTGCTGTACTTTGTTCCGCAACACATTTCCCTGGTGATCCCGGCTTCGCAGATCGTGAACAACATGCACGAAGCGTACGACCGGATCGAAGTCGGCAAACATGCCTTTGCAGGGTTCATTTCGGGGCCGTCTAAGACCGCCGACATCGAACAATCCCTGGTGATCGGTGCTCACGGAGCAAGATCACTAACGGTGTTCGCGGTTGACGAGTTGTAA
- a CDS encoding carbon starvation CstA family protein codes for MLTLSVAVLSFVGFILAYNTYGRWLAKKVFQIDGDAIVPAHELRDDIDYVPTQRQVLFGHHFTSIAGTGPIVGPAIAVFWGWLPALLWVVFGSIFVGAVHDFGALFVSLRNRGQTVGEVAGRLINPRARVLFLLILFFALTIVLAIFGLVIAIIFSIYPESVLSVWVAMPVAVAIGIYVHKKQSASLLVPSLVALGILYLSVYVGVYHLPLELPQDIQIPHQKTVVVTGSTTAKSLTNKIPAADLIYPDGNDQAGKLIAAAGTKLTAGQANEVIAAGFTSFDETTYSPIVPWTILLMVYCFIASVLPVWLLLQPRDYINSHQLVVALVLLVAGLAVAGFTGKADLNASTPAIVSAEDIPADAPPIMPFLFITIACGACSGFHCLVSSGTSSKQIASENDAQYVAYGSMLLEGALAVLVILACCAGVGMGRFEKVDGVLVEKLGANGTQMVGAEAWRSRYAVGENGWGSFKLPQTVGAFVEGGANFVASLGIPLELGIGIIAVLVACFAATTLDTATRLQRYVIQELGSSFRIAPLANKYGATLLAVTLGTLVAMIPNAAGEYGKGGLILWPLFGATNQLLAGLAFLVIIFFLVRRGRSVAFAIVPAVMMIVIPAYALLWNMFHEGGWLRPLQGNEPNYLLTGFGLAILALQAWMVVECVILFPRIKGVLEESLPPLSRPIEAASGPN; via the coding sequence ATGTTGACGTTGAGTGTTGCCGTGCTGTCGTTTGTCGGCTTTATTCTGGCCTACAACACCTACGGTCGCTGGCTGGCCAAGAAAGTCTTTCAGATTGACGGGGACGCAATCGTGCCCGCTCATGAACTGCGCGACGACATCGATTACGTACCGACTCAACGGCAGGTGCTGTTTGGCCATCATTTTACAAGCATCGCCGGAACCGGGCCGATTGTAGGGCCTGCGATTGCCGTCTTCTGGGGCTGGCTGCCAGCATTATTGTGGGTCGTGTTCGGTTCCATTTTTGTCGGAGCTGTTCACGACTTCGGTGCACTGTTTGTGTCTTTAAGGAACCGCGGACAGACGGTCGGTGAAGTGGCTGGCCGATTGATCAACCCGCGAGCTCGAGTGCTTTTCCTGCTGATTCTGTTTTTTGCACTCACGATCGTGCTGGCGATTTTCGGTCTGGTGATCGCGATCATCTTTTCAATCTACCCGGAAAGTGTGCTATCCGTTTGGGTGGCCATGCCAGTGGCTGTGGCGATCGGCATCTATGTGCACAAAAAGCAAAGTGCGTCGCTGCTCGTCCCGTCACTCGTAGCGCTAGGAATTTTGTATTTGTCGGTCTACGTCGGAGTGTATCACCTTCCGTTGGAGCTGCCGCAGGACATCCAGATTCCGCATCAAAAGACTGTTGTCGTGACGGGCAGCACCACAGCGAAGAGTCTCACTAACAAAATTCCTGCTGCGGACCTCATCTATCCGGATGGCAACGATCAAGCTGGAAAGTTAATTGCAGCCGCCGGGACAAAACTGACCGCCGGTCAAGCAAATGAAGTTATCGCCGCTGGGTTTACCAGCTTTGACGAGACGACCTACTCGCCTATCGTTCCGTGGACGATTCTGCTGATGGTCTACTGCTTTATTGCGTCTGTGCTTCCCGTTTGGCTGTTGCTGCAGCCGCGCGACTACATTAACAGTCACCAGTTGGTCGTGGCTTTGGTGTTGCTGGTGGCTGGTCTTGCCGTCGCCGGCTTCACAGGAAAAGCGGACCTCAACGCGAGCACTCCGGCCATCGTCAGCGCGGAAGACATTCCTGCGGACGCTCCGCCGATCATGCCGTTCTTGTTCATCACGATTGCATGCGGTGCCTGCAGCGGCTTCCATTGCCTTGTCAGCAGCGGAACCAGCAGCAAGCAAATTGCCAGCGAGAACGACGCTCAGTATGTTGCCTACGGTTCGATGCTTTTGGAAGGTGCCTTAGCGGTGCTGGTGATTCTGGCGTGCTGTGCTGGGGTTGGGATGGGCCGATTTGAAAAAGTCGACGGCGTCCTGGTTGAGAAGCTCGGCGCAAATGGAACCCAAATGGTGGGCGCTGAGGCATGGCGGTCTCGATATGCCGTCGGGGAGAATGGCTGGGGCAGTTTTAAACTGCCCCAAACAGTAGGAGCATTCGTCGAAGGCGGCGCGAATTTTGTGGCGTCACTAGGCATCCCACTGGAACTTGGCATCGGTATCATCGCAGTGCTGGTCGCTTGTTTCGCAGCCACGACCCTCGACACAGCCACACGGTTGCAGCGCTACGTGATCCAGGAACTGGGCAGTTCGTTTCGCATCGCACCGTTGGCCAACAAGTACGGTGCAACATTGCTGGCGGTGACACTGGGAACGCTTGTCGCCATGATTCCCAATGCAGCCGGCGAATACGGGAAGGGCGGGCTAATACTGTGGCCCCTGTTCGGAGCGACCAACCAGCTGCTGGCGGGGCTGGCGTTTTTGGTCATCATTTTCTTTCTTGTACGTCGTGGTCGCAGTGTCGCGTTTGCGATTGTGCCCGCTGTGATGATGATCGTAATCCCGGCCTACGCACTCCTGTGGAACATGTTTCACGAAGGCGGATGGCTGCGACCGCTGCAAGGCAACGAACCGAACTATCTGCTAACCGGATTTGGCCTCGCCATTCTGGCATTGCAGGCGTGGATGGTTGTCGAATGTGTGATTCTGTTCCCGAGAATTAAGGGAGTGCTCGAAGAATCGCTTCCGCCGCTAAGTCGCCCAATCGAAGCCGCCAGCGGACCAAATTGA
- a CDS encoding isoaspartyl peptidase/L-asparaginase family protein, whose protein sequence is MKPFFLLLISCVLSLNAAAQDKAESPSYAIVIHGGAGRVAKDAEHIKRREAVLEEALSLGESLLKSGESSLKVVEQVIRILEDAPEFNAGRGAVFNAAGGHELDASIMDGRNRAGGAVAGVSTIRHPISLARHVMTDTRHVLLATDGAEKFADELGPDTISRVPNDWFSTDRQRANLKKAQAAIPMPDHFRIGTVGCVALDNDGNIAAGTSTGGLTNKKYGRVGDSPIIGAGTFADNATCGVSCTGVGEDFIRNAVAFNISALMEYKSETLENAVKATLHHPTHKISGGIIAISAAGEIEMQFNTEGMSRAAADSQGRREIVVANPVFHANFEDGKMDRFEPTDASAWTVGVEDGNHFLSLTKKRSDFEPPVRSPYNRALVKDLEVDSFVMDVDLQSTIPDYNHRDLCLFFGYQDDAHLYYVHLGKKTDDHANQIFIVNDEPRKKISTKTTPGIPWNDDWHHARIVRDTATGSIEVYYDDMTTPVMTATDKSFGKGRVGVGSFDDTGNFDEIRVFAK, encoded by the coding sequence GTGAAACCATTCTTCCTGTTACTGATCAGCTGTGTGCTGTCGTTGAACGCTGCTGCTCAGGACAAAGCTGAATCTCCGTCTTACGCAATCGTCATTCATGGCGGCGCTGGTCGTGTTGCCAAAGATGCGGAGCACATCAAACGCCGCGAAGCGGTTCTGGAGGAAGCTCTGTCATTAGGTGAGTCACTACTGAAGAGCGGGGAGAGCAGTCTGAAGGTGGTGGAGCAGGTGATTCGAATTCTGGAAGATGCACCTGAGTTCAATGCGGGCCGTGGGGCGGTCTTCAACGCGGCGGGCGGTCATGAATTAGACGCGTCCATCATGGACGGTCGCAACCGCGCGGGCGGAGCGGTCGCGGGGGTTTCGACAATACGGCATCCAATCTCGCTGGCTCGTCATGTTATGACAGACACTCGACACGTACTGCTGGCGACGGACGGTGCGGAAAAGTTTGCAGATGAACTTGGACCGGACACCATCTCGCGAGTACCCAACGATTGGTTTTCTACCGATCGCCAACGAGCCAACCTCAAGAAGGCTCAGGCCGCTATTCCGATGCCGGATCATTTTCGCATTGGAACCGTAGGTTGCGTAGCGCTCGACAACGACGGCAATATTGCGGCGGGGACTTCGACCGGTGGGCTGACGAACAAGAAGTATGGTCGAGTGGGCGATTCGCCGATCATCGGCGCAGGCACATTCGCGGACAACGCGACGTGTGGCGTCAGTTGCACTGGAGTTGGCGAGGACTTTATTCGCAACGCAGTCGCCTTCAATATTTCTGCGCTGATGGAATACAAAAGTGAGACTCTGGAAAACGCGGTCAAGGCGACACTTCATCATCCGACACACAAAATCAGCGGTGGTATCATCGCGATTTCTGCTGCTGGCGAAATTGAGATGCAGTTCAATACTGAAGGCATGTCGCGAGCGGCTGCAGATTCGCAGGGACGACGCGAAATCGTGGTTGCCAACCCTGTGTTCCATGCCAACTTTGAAGACGGCAAGATGGATCGCTTCGAACCGACCGACGCATCAGCGTGGACGGTGGGCGTAGAAGATGGAAATCATTTTCTTTCGCTCACGAAGAAACGCAGCGACTTCGAACCGCCAGTCCGCTCGCCGTACAATCGAGCACTAGTCAAAGATTTGGAGGTGGACAGTTTCGTGATGGACGTCGACCTGCAGTCGACCATTCCGGATTACAACCACCGCGATCTGTGTTTGTTTTTCGGCTACCAGGACGACGCTCACCTTTACTACGTGCATCTCGGCAAGAAGACGGATGACCACGCCAATCAGATTTTTATCGTGAATGACGAGCCTCGTAAAAAGATTTCAACGAAGACGACGCCCGGCATTCCATGGAACGACGATTGGCATCACGCTCGGATTGTCCGTGACACAGCGACCGGCAGCATCGAAGTCTACTACGACGACATGACGACACCCGTGATGACGGCAACCGACAAGTCGTTCGGTAAGGGGCGAGTGGGCGTGGGATCGTTTGACGACACCGGTAACTTCGACGAGATTCGAGTCTTCGCGAAATAG
- the csrA gene encoding carbon storage regulator CsrA — translation MLVLSRQRDETIVIGDSIRITIVEVRGDKVRIGIDAPRDVTVHRQEIYDAIQRETDAKKSTDS, via the coding sequence ATGCTTGTACTATCGCGACAACGCGACGAAACGATTGTTATTGGTGATTCGATTCGGATCACGATTGTGGAAGTGCGTGGCGACAAGGTCCGCATCGGCATCGATGCCCCTCGGGATGTGACCGTCCATCGCCAGGAAATCTACGACGCCATCCAGCGTGAAACGGACGCGAAGAAGTCGACCGACTCATAG